In Saccharomycodes ludwigii strain NBRC 1722 chromosome III, whole genome shotgun sequence, one DNA window encodes the following:
- the VID27 gene encoding Vid27p (similar to Saccharomyces cerevisiae YNL212W | VID27 | Vacuolar Import and Degradation): MQIKNKELFIALDTSDDDADDDEEEDNDDEEKEEEKEETANQSFSEDMGKNKIIRNFYEPHSKTDSLTVGFKLDRSYVVHRSNISILKNNEEDNELEYVTTISNISDIKDKKHFTPYKPMLYMEDRAMLFQNPSDQTAIYKMDIERGTIVEKWSMGNKALTSFGPAKKYDQLTNEQSFLGVSKKSLFQVDPRINSNNKIVLDATFDYKTNPKFTSLTTSQEGYVSVGSTDGSIRLYDKLGIRAKTLIPGFGDEIKHSVISNDGRWLLATCTDHLILYDLKIYEGKETTDLLAFSKSNSNPKYYYLKLPETIKTQIRSSGESNIIFSRGYFNYGRYAKEDTVVTSTGKFIIFWKLRNICKGIKEPVLLKKYDFDVIEDNFVYGSNNQVVVAFDKGVSMATSRKV; this comes from the coding sequence ATgcaaatcaaaaataaagaattgtTTATTGCCCTTGATACATCCGATGATGATgctgatgatgatgaagaagaagacaatgatgatgaagaaaaggaagaagaaaaagaagaaacagCTAATCAATCTTTTTCAGAAGATatgggaaaaaataaaattattaggaATTTCTATGAACCTCATAGCAAAACAGATTCACTAACTGTTGGATTTAAATTAGACAGATCTTACGTTGTACACAGATCCAACATTTccattttgaaaaataatgagGAAGATAACGAATTAGAATATGTTACGACAATAAGCAATATTTCTGATATAAAGGATAAAAAGCATTTTACACCTTATAAACCAATGTTATATATGGAAGATAGGGCCATGCTTTTCCAAAATCCCTCTGACCAGACGGCtatttataaaatggaTATAGAAAGAGGTACTATTGTTGAGAAATGGTCCATGGGAAACAAAGCTCTGACCAGTTTTGGTCCAgctaaaaaatatgatcAATTAACCAACGAACAAAGCTTTCTTGGTGTATCgaaaaaatctttatttCAAGTGGATCCACGTATcaattcaaataataaaattgttttagATGCTACATTTGATTATAAGACGAATCCTAAATTCACATCGTTAACTACGTCACAAGAAGGTTATGTTAGCGTTGGGTCTACAGATGGATCAATCAGATTATACGACAAATTGGGTATAAGAGCCAAGACCCTAATTCCTGGATTTGGTGATGAAATTAAACATTCTGTTATTTCAAATGATGGTCGTTGGTTGTTAGCTACGTGTACGGATCATTTGATTTTATACGatctaaaaatatatgagGGCAAAGAAACTACTGACTTATTGGCGTTTTCCAAGTCAAACTCTAatccaaaatattattatttgaaattacCAGAAACAATTAAGACACAAATTAGAAGTTCCGGGGaatcaaatattatattttcaagGGGATACTTTAATTATGGTCGTTATGCAAAAGAAGATACTGTCGTTACATCAACTGGcaagtttattattttctggAAATTACGAAACATTTGCAAAGGTATAAAAGAGCCTGTTTTATTGAAGAAATATGATTTCGATGTTATAGAAgataattttgtttatggCTCCAATAATCAAGTTGTTGTTGCCTTTGATAAAGGTGTATCTATGGCCACTTCGAGAAAGGTTTAA
- a CDS encoding uncharacterized protein (similar to Saccharomyces cerevisiae YGL093W | SPC105 | Spindle Pole Component): MRYLMKLSKWSSVSMAVVYVFLRDVILPNYEQLLDQRIQLKFHTIQVLRKFIIRAKLLLCSSSTNIYSVYDNDSKYIDVGVQTTSLTNSSISSRDYYYDRDNFVPSTNENDILPLKILTDGIDRLQKFNQRAASLNTDDLKLQIANFNDNLEYKLKMQNNKNDDEIDKLFTEIIKNIRSLKGWAINT; the protein is encoded by the coding sequence ATGAGATATTTGATGAAATTAAGTAAATGGTCTAGTGTTTCAATGGCAGTGGTATATGTTTTTCTAAGAGATGTTATATTGCCCAATTATGAACAACTATTGGATCAAAGAATACAGTTAAAATTTCACACAATTCAAGTATTACGCAAGTTTATAATACGTGCAAAATTATTGCTATGCTCATCATCAACGAATATATACTCAGTTTATGATAATgattcaaaatatattgatGTAGGTGTTCAGACAACATCTTTGACAAATTCATCTATTTCTTCTAGAGATTACTATTATGATAGAGATAATTTCGTCCCCAGTACTAACGAAAATGATATACTAcctttgaaaatattgacAGATGGTATAGATAgattacaaaaatttaatcaaAGGGCGGCCTCACTAAATACTGATGACCTAAAATTACAAATAGCAaattttaatgataatctagaatataaattaaaaatgcaaaacaataaaaatgacgATGAAATTGATAAGCTATTTACGGAAATCATAAAAAACATCAGGTCCCTCAAAGGATGGGCAATTAATACATGA
- the RRG9 gene encoding mitochondrial ribosome assembly protein RRG9 (similar to Saccharomyces cerevisiae YNL213C | RRG9 | Required for Respiratory Growth) — translation MIKKWSHLFFSFQSPKVKILAAVSTTIKTSRATAFNLVSHRHSSSAKKLIALINEKKVEKFVEKEEKSIPNTIPTNKEVPLWLSQKIALKKKFKQWNPPKKLNRDTMNSIRLLKQTMPDLDATTLANQFKVSPDAIRRILKSKWNPRTEEERTDVEDRWIRRGQNLLKNGFTVNPPKRKIIISNGESIATTTSTDNINNKRSKNGSLSLKTPSRKLTVAQRKLMLLKNNNNGNLT, via the coding sequence atgattaaaaaatggtcacatttgtttttctcttttcaaTCCCCAAaggtaaaaatattagcaGCTGTgtcaacaacaataaaaacgaGTAGAGCGACTGCATTCAATTTAGTTTCACACAGACATTCATCATCagccaaaaaattaatagcattaataaatgaaaagaaagtGGAAAAATTTgtagaaaaagaggaaaagagCATTCCTAATACCATTCCAACTAATAAGGAAGTGCCGCTTTGGCTATCCCAAAAAATTgctttgaagaaaaaattcaagCAGTGGAATCCACCTAAAAAGCTTAATAGAGATACTATGAATAGTAtaagattattaaaacaaacaatGCCTGATTTGGACGCAACCACTTTGGCAAACCAGTTTAAAGTAAGTCCTGATGCAATTAGAAGAATTTTGAAATCGAAATGGAACCCTAGAACGGAAGAGGAGAGAACTGACGTAGAGGATAGGTGGATAAGGCGAGGACAAAATCTACTGAAAAATGGGTTTACGGTCAATCCcccaaaaagaaaaattataatatcaaATGGAGAATCTATTGCAACAACAACTTCCACCGacaatattaacaataagCGTTCTAAGAATGGTTCATTATCGTTGAAAACACCGTCAAGGAAGCTAACCGTGGCACAAAGAAAGttaatgttattaaaaaataacaataatggaAATTTGACATAA
- the OST4 gene encoding olichyl-diphosphooligosaccharide--protein glycotransferase OST4 (similar to Saccharomyces cerevisiae YDL232W | OST4 | OligoSaccharylTransferase): protein MITDNQLNAMAIIFGISMFVLIVLYGAIQLNTTPDKQEPNEKEEYFAEKDELLE, encoded by the coding sequence ATGATTACAGATAACCAATTAAATGCTATGGCTATAATATTCGGTATTAGTATGTTTGTTTTAATCGTACTATATGGAGCAATTCAACTGAATACGACTCCAGACAAACAAGAaccaaatgaaaaagaagagtATTTTGCCGAGAAAGACGAATTGCTGGAATAA
- the BRE4 gene encoding Bre4p (similar to Saccharomyces cerevisiae YDL231C | BRE4 | BREfeldin A sensitivity) has protein sequence MDGPIANSTNKKTAIKNNSNINITSLTFKENTLNSNSNAHTTRPSSSNIENNILTGSYTQQSFLKLSGIGKQSESSTNLPSHSHQIPPSSSVPPNNFLKLTPLTPFQRQLHDTGSKSNNISPFHSRTSFSQIKLDKLVGDTPIDYIDDYGLEELRNGFFDPIFSKHLKLPRRSHSYTSNNELNGNKKNSGLFGYFGFWNNSILNFFQIEYRNFLNHYRCIIKYFMAFFIAMVLCVIPKCGKWIGGSYRFFLVFSVLVHHPARTIGIQLEMTLWSILGSVLGLGWGSLAWFVSTCSKTIVDHQGGVLFTSLFLGVTVATFFRTKYPRLLYITISFTIVLIFTSCSHILNFHGHALEEQAAMIPNSKGYYYHYMPWKNMWDFGIAYLFGMILCLLISICILPELGGAPLIDAFNQTFQDLDNFLTAIIDPNCCNDLDTLENLKRKVIDCMNITLTESFREFSNQLKFNRFREDYLRKLRNGLTNCISPLRCIPLDNSLIFNTIDLKELKKTVSSQEKFQELEKNGRNNNENNNNINSDNTTFTSDDDQSIISTSGNPTPLPKFNSSMAPTPSDVYISVLKKHFQKPIFRLITAMSKSLELNKTLLLNKKQKNKKQECICLTNDIKRAIYNIDSAYREYTKTDFFCRELLSDTNSIKIFLFLRYLRQSAKYLVITNETLEDLLESECFTRILLPKYPLKRALNRLPKRCFVDQGAGNVLDYYQTKQDVDDAFEQIYNIYTSKHKVWEDTKGEDTKGETTKGGNNKLVYDKHTRAIDHTDFNFHTTTNRFRYKLWGLTCVLFGVEMKWALKISTIVTFICIPGWLLQSYRWYQSFQCWTGAILFCILADDRNSGTWPSLFRRSMCCLIGIFWGWCANQARHFSSPYVIVTFGSILCVVYAHNFFVYGNTKSSFTALFAFTVISLEPISSNTFKPDTAYIWKCTWVTGLSLFLCCILSIPVTWMLGSFSARTELRLAVSSLLSHVSQSYQSVTDRYLYRDIDDEPTELTLRLSNIREIRLSQSIMAIKDLLTKADIEPYYLHKFNGETYKEIIQTCEFLTEKIIQARLSGKYFRIWELDSDAHSTRALLSLRRDSVSSVIFVFYMLSNCFRSKNKLPPFLPDPILARKKLYDFLSKFEQLHQMTNDDNKKSISRTSENNADLDDYEKSHWREVHSLAFASAFTDITVGLQKLIHLSKELLGEEKTW, from the coding sequence ATGGATGGACCCATAGCTAATTCCACCAATAAGAAAACtgctattaaaaacaatagcAATATTAACATCACATCTTTGacttttaaagaaaatactCTCAATAGTAACAGCAATGCTCACACAACTCGACCTAGTTCCTcaaatatagaaaataatattttaaccGGCTCATACACTCAacaatcatttttaaaattatctgGTATTGGAAAACAATCTGAGTCTTCCACTAACCTACCTTCTCACTCTCATCAAATACCACCATCATCCTCCGTTCCTCCTAATAATTTTCTGAAACTCACTCCACTCACCCCCTTCCAAAGACAATTACATGATACTGGAAGTAAGAGTAACAATATTAGCCCGTTTCATTCTAGAACTTCTTTTTCCCAAATAAAACTAGACAAATTAGTCGGTGATACACCAATAGACTATATCGATGATTATGGGTTGGAAGAATTAAGAAATGGGTTTTTTGAcccaattttttcaaaacactTAAAGTTGCCCAGGAGATCTCACAGTTACACTAGCAATAATGAACTTAACGGcaataagaaaaattcGGGTTTGTTTGGCTATTTTGGATTTTGGAACAACtccattttaaattttttccaaatcgAGTAtagaaattttttaaatcattatAGATGTATTATAAAGTATTTCATGGCTTTTTTCATAGCCATGGTTTTGTGTGTTATTCCCAAATGTGGCAAATGGATTGGTGGATCTTATAGATTTTTCCTTGTTTTCTCCGTTTTGGTTCATCATCCAGCAAGAACCATTGGTATTCAACTAGAAATGACCTTATGGTCTATACTGGGTTCTGTTTTAGGATTAGGGTGGGGTAGTTTAGCTTGGTTTGTTTCCACTTGTTCAAAAACCATCGTTGATCACCAGGGTggtgttttatttactagtttatttttgggGGTTACAGTGGCCACTTTTTTCAGAACAAAATACCCAAGGctattatatattactaTCTCATTTACCATCGTTTTAATTTTCACCTCTTGTTCtcatattttgaatttccATGGTCATGCTCTTGAAGAACAAGCAGCAATGATTCCAAACTCCAAAGGTTATTACTATCACTATATGCCTTGGAAAAATATGTGGGATTTTGGTATTGCATATCTTTTTGGTATGATATTATGCCTACTAATTTCCATCTGTATTTTGCCTGAATTAGGTGGGGCCCCATTAATCGATGCCTTTAACCAAACTTTCCAGGAtcttgataattttttgacaGCTATCATTGACCCTAACTGCTGCAATGATTTGGACactttggaaaatttgaaaaggaAAGTTATTGACTGCATGAATATAACATTAACTGAAAGTTTTAGAGAGTTTTCCAATCAATTAAAATTCAATAGATTTAGGGAAGATTATTTAAGAAAATTGAGAAATGGGTTGACCAATTGCATTTCGCCCTTAAGATGCATACCTCTAGACAATTCTCTGATTTTTAACACAATCGAcctaaaagaattaaaaaagacagTTTCATCTCAAGAAAAATTTCaagaattagaaaaaaatggtagaaacaacaatgaaaataataataatattaattctGACAACACTACTTTTACAAGCGATGATGACCAGAGTATTATTTCTACATCAGGCAATCCCACTCCTTTGCctaaatttaattcaaGTATGGCACCTACTCCGTCGGATGTATATATTTCCGTGTTAAAAAAGCATTTCCAAAAGCCTATTTTCCGATTAATTACCGCCATGAGTAAAAGTTtggaattaaataaaactcTTTTActtaacaaaaaacaaaaaaataaaaaacaggAATGTATCTGTTTAACTAATGATATCAAACGGGCAATTTACAATATTGATTCTGCCTACAGAGAATATACCAAAactgattttttttgtagagAACTTTTATCCGATACAAatagtataaaaatatttctatttttgaGGTATTTACGTCAATCCGCTAAATATTTAGTAATTACAAATGAGACATTGGAGGACCTATTAGAGTCTGAATGTTTTACAAGAATATTATTGCCAAAATATCCGTTAAAAAGAGCTTTGAATAGATTGCCTAAAAGATGTTTTGTTGATCAGGGGGCAGGCAATGTTTTAGATTATTATCAAACAAAACAAGATGTGGATGATGCTTTCGAACAGATTTATAACATTTATACATCAAAACACAAAGTGTGGGAAGATACGAAGGGGGAAGATACGAAGGGGGAAACCACAAAGGGGGGAAATAACAAGTTAGTTTATGACAAACATACAAGAGCTATAGATCATACCGACTTTAATTTCCATACGACTACTAATCGGTTTAGATACAAGCTTTGGGGATTAACTTGTGTTTTATTTGGTGTGGAAATGAAATGGGCCTTAAAGATTTCCACAATTGTGACTTTTATTTGCATTCCAGGATGGTTACTTCAATCTTATAGATGGTATCAATCTTTCCAATGTTGGACTGGTGCCATACTTTTTTGTATTCTTGCCGATGATAGAAATTCGGGCACCTGGCCAAGTTTGTTTAGAAGATCGATGTGTTGCTTGATCGGGATATTTTGGGGATGGTGTGCTAACCAAGCCAGACATTTTAGCAGTCCATATGTTATTGTTACATTTGGTTCTATTTTATGTGTTGTATATGCtcacaatttttttgtttatggGAATACAAAATCAAGCTTTACCGCATTGTTTGCCTTTACCGTCATATCTTTGGAACCCATTAGTAGTAATACTTTCAAACCAGATACCGCATATATTTGGAAATGTACTTGGGTCACTGGactatctttatttttatgttgtattttatcaatTCCGGTTACATGGATGTTGGGGTCTTTTTCAGCCAGAACAGAATTGAGGTTAGCTgtttcttcattattatcacaCGTTAGCCAATCATATCAATCAGTCACTGACAGGTATTTATATCGTGATATTGACGATGAACCAACCGAATTAACTTTGAGACTTTCAAATATCCGGGAAATCAGGTTATCACAAAGTATTATGGCTATCAAAGACTTACTGACAAAGGCTGATATCGAGCCTTATTATTTACACAAATTCAATGGTGAAACTTATAAAGAAATCATTCAAACCTGCGAATTTTTaactgaaaaaataatccaaGCCAGGTTATCGGGGAAATATTTCCGTATTTGGGAATTGGATTCTGATGCACATAGTACTAGAGCTTTATTGTCCTTGCGTAGGGATAGTGTGTCATCGGTTATTTTTGTGTTTTACATGTTATCTAATTGTTTCAGATCAAAGAATAAGCTCCCTCCATTTTTACCTGACCCTATCTTGgcaagaaaaaagttgtaTGACTTTTTGTCCAAGTTTGAACAGCTGCACCAAATGACTAATGATGATAACAAGAAAAGTATAAGTCGAACTAGTGAAAATAATGCAGATCTAGATGATTATGAAAAGTCGCATTGGCGTGAAGTTCATAGTTTAGCATTTGCTAGCGCATTCACTGATATTACTGTTGGTTTACAAAAACTAATTCACTTATCTAAAGAACTTTTAGGAGAAGAGAAAACATGGTGA
- the PTP1 gene encoding tyrosine protein phosphatase PTP1 (similar to Saccharomyces cerevisiae YDL230W | PTP1 | Protein Tyrosine Phosphatase) has translation MNTLKKILNTSTDTAVANFNPIDGSTTSQNTTNDSNNNVGRPSTSPINFKTMPFKINKGNVETVKDNKPRIDLNVEEETQSYHINDKDLPPYLCQPHNDLIEKFRYIQKQEDLRLRDATIHPETSKWKLGCSADISNNKRNRYANIMTYERNRVKLNVIDGNDYINASYVKVNIPEQSERAGLYIATQGPTLATYNQFWQMCFDKCPGKDIVIVMVTPLTEGYREKCYPYWPSQEGEEWHIPQKQSTKQGDFSEFKYGLDIKCLSVFTPSAASHNLPFTYTKMNLTISNQPPSNRHTKTIHHIYFDKWRDMSSPDEFEPILELSKFANGLNIQNNPIVVHCSAGVGRTGTFIALDHLVNFTKDFDVDLPDFVRDYTHDLIEQIVSQLRIQRLKMVQLLDQYTFIYNAAREIYIKHVLQESRKRYRRIREENN, from the coding sequence atgaacactttaaaaaagattttaaatacGTCAACTGATACTGCTGTCGCAAATTTCAATCCCATAGATGGTTCAACTACATCACAAAACACTACCAATGATAGTAACAACAATGTTGGTAGACCTTCAACTTCTCcgataaattttaaaaccatgccttttaaaattaacaaagGAAATGTTGAAACCGTTAAAGATAACAAACCTCGCATTGATCTAAATgtagaagaagaaacaCAAAGCTACCATATAAATGATAAAGATTTACCACCTTATCTTTGCCAGCCACATAATGATTTAATAGAGAAATTCAGATATATTCAAAAACAAGAAGATTTAAGGTTGAGAGATGCCACCATACATCCAGAGACTTCAAAGTGGAAACTAGGGTGCTCTGCTgatatttcaaataataagaGAAATAGATATGCTAATATCATGACTTACGAAAGAAATAGAGTTAAGTTGAATGTTATAGATGGTAATGATTATATCAACGCTTCTTATGTTAAAGTTAATATTCCAGAACAAAGTGAGAGGGCAGGATTATATATTGCCACCCAAGGTCCAACATTGGCGACTTACAACCAATTTTGGCAGATGTGTTTTGATAAATGTCCTGGTAAggatattgttattgtcaTGGTTACCCCGTTAACAGAAGGTTATAGAGAAAAATGTTATCCTTATTGGCCGAGTcaagaaggagaagaatGGCATATTCCACAAAAACAGTCTACCAAGCAGGGTGATTTTTCTGAATTTAAATATGGATTAGatataaaatgtttaaGTGTTTTTACACCTTCAGCCGCCTCACACAATCTTCCGTTTACTTATACTAAAATGAATTTAACTATTTCAAATCAACCACCCTCTAATCGTcatacaaaaacaattcatcatatatattttgataaatgGCGAGACATGTCATCACCAGATGAATTTGAACCAATATTAGAACTGTCAAAGTTTGCCAATGGATTAAACATCCAAAATAATCCCATTGTAGTACATTGTTCTGCTGGTGTGGGTCGAACAGGTACTTTTATTGCATTAGATCATTTAGTTAATTTTACTAAAGATTTTGATGTAGATTTACCTGACTTTGTTAGAGATTATACTCATGATCTAATCGAACAAATTGTGTCACAGTTACGTATACAACGATTGAAGATGGTTCAACTGCTTGATCAGTATACATTTATTTACAATGCAGCAAGAGAGATTTATATTAAACACGTCCTTCAGGAATCACGCAAAAGATATAGAAGGATTagagaagaaaataattaa